Below is a window of Perca flavescens isolate YP-PL-M2 chromosome 12, PFLA_1.0, whole genome shotgun sequence DNA.
TAATGTAATCTATACCAGtgcattatattttataaactcaTATGTTTTGCCTATAAAATATTAATCTGTGgagtaactacagctgtcaaatACATGTAGTACAATAAAATCTAGCCTACAATTTCTTTctctgaattgtagtggagtaaaagcataaagtagcatgaaatggaaatactcatttaaagtaaaagtaccttgAATGGAATTTCAAAAttgcctgtactgtaggtgtgaATGTTTGCCTGTATTGAACTGTGACACAATGAGTACCCTGTCCTCAACAGATGTATGGTAGAaagtagaaaatattcacacgaCAAAATCatatttgagtcatttttttttacgtgacATTTTGAAAGGAAGTGGAACAAATAGCTTTCCGTTTAATGCTTCGAAGATCCTTAAAGAACTCTTTAGAGAAAAAGCATGAATAACTTTTTTCCTCAGTGTGTAAGTTGCTGGGGGGAAAGACaaattcaaaaatgtaaatgcactACAGTGTATGCTTTTACATGAAGAGGGATTCTCCCCTCGGGGCCACATGAATGAGATTTTGAATAGCAGTAGAGTTTTCTAGGAACACACTGGAATGTTCCATGTCCTTTTGCACTTGAGATTAAACCAGCGTTCCACTAATACCTTTAAGAACTGTTacttttttgagagatgattCAGTGTTTTCACGGCTGTCTGCTTGGTGCCATATTTAGGTTGAGACAGGAGATTATGCACAAAggcaccagaaaaaaaaaagtaagaacaGATTATGGTCTGCATGTTAAATATCTGAATTATTTTAAGTGCAAAATGTAATACACTTACAAAAGATAGCAGGTGTAGCCAACACAATAATGTGTACCATTTGCGACAGCGTTTGTGGGCACcaatgtatttctgtgtgtgtgtttactatGAGATCATGGCAGTGACCTCATCTGATTGAGCTCACACACATCCTATCCCAGCTCTGCCCTCCGGTAGTGGGTGGGGAGCATGGTGCTATCTGTGGACGTGAAAAGTGACAGGACCAGCTGGGGTATGAAATCCAGTAAGACAGGCAGTTGGTCTGGGAGACACAGACCACGAGCCCCCACAGTTCTCAGTTACAGCAACCAGCAACTCAACTCGGTTACAAAAACCTCAGCCAGGATTCAGTGTTACTACTGCCTAATATCAGGAGTTCTACAACAACCGTAGAACTGATCATGTTCTGTGTGGCTCGCTCAAGAACCCTGGAGATCAATCGATAGTCATTATCCTTAGCAATCCTCTCATTGTTGGTGATTCAGCTAATCGCATGTTAAAATCTTGTTATAGGCCATAGAATCAACAGCACTGCGAGGACCATGGGTGGGAAGCAATCTCGCGGTTTCTCCAACAAGGAGCTGAATGAGGTGAGTGTTAGTCAAAGGAGGAAGAGTGCTGGGAGAGACGAGCAGCCCAGCCTGTCATCAGCTGCTGAAAGGATCCGCAGACACACCACGGTGCACTTTGGCTACAGCATCCTCAACCTGGCTATGCAGGCGCTTGATGAGACTCCCTCTGAGCTGTGGGAGCTCCGAGAACTGCAGAAGCTAAACTTGTCCATGAACTGCCTGTGCTCTCTGCCCCCTGCCCTGGGCGCTCTGAACAATCTGGTGATCCTAAACTTGTGGGGTAACAACCTGTCCAGCCTGCCGCCCGAGATCAGCCTCCTGAAGAAGCTACGTGTGCTCTTCGCCTGTCGTAATCGCCTGAGTGAGGTCCCAGAGGAGCTGGGTTCCTGCACCTGCCTAGAGGTGCTGAGCCTGGCAAACAACCAGATCACAGGCCTCCCCGGCAGCTTGGCAGCCATGCACAATCTCACCAAACTTAACCTGAGCCACAACCGCATCGCACACATCCCCACCTGCGTCTACAGCATGAAGGGCCTGGTCTTTCTCCACTTGGCTTGCAACCGTCTGGAGACCATTGCGGACCAGATCCAGGACTTGGTTAACCTGAAGATCCTCATTGTGGAGGGAAACAGTATCCACACATTGCCTAAGACGCTATGCTTCCTGGAGTCTTTAGAACTCCTCAATGTTGATTTTAATGACCTGCAAAATGTGCCGATGGAATTGTACCTACTGAGCAGGCTTGGAAGGTTGGCCTGCCACCCGCTGGATAAAGGACTTCATATTATCCACAACCCCCTCCTCAAGCCTATCCAGGAGGTGCTGCAAGGAGGACTCAGTGCCCTCTATAACTACCTCAAGCCCACGTGAGGGactaccagtgtgtgtgtgtgtgtgtgtgtgtgtgtgtgtgtgtgtgtgtgtgtgtgtgtgtgtgtgtgtgtgtgtgtgtgtgtgtaggtgggaGTGCAAGTCATAATGGGATGTTGGCACAAATCCGACCCCTGGCACGTGGTAGGCATGctgtgtgctgtgctgtgaGCTCTAGCTGCTGCCACAAATGCCTGACTGTATTGAGATACTATCAGCCAAGACAAATGACCGTTACTCagcattaatattattatttcctgttttttatgtaatgtaaaagctgggctaaaaataaacaacaagtAACTGCTGTGTCATGTCTAAACATTTGTTAATCCTCAGCTAAGGGGTCAGGACAAGATGCTCAGCTCACGCAAACATTCACAGGTCTACATTTGGGGACTGATTACTGGCCCGTTGATCTTGTTTTGCCTGTGGCAGTAAGGGGGACATCGGGGTAAGTTCAGCTACATATCACCACCCTCTATGTTGGATTCAGGTCATGAGGATCCAGTGTGAAAAGTCAGTGGAAAGAACGggggggaaagagggaggggggcttaagatctgcaaaataataaaacaaaacacagcagGGACTTAAACTTTGATTAAATGTTGTTCCACTCCATCAGATCAGAGCAGGGCTTTTGGGTGGCTGCTCCTCTGAGGTTATCAGGTGTTGTCACACAAACAATTGCTTGATATGATTGAAAATTGCTTCTTCAAACATTCAGACTACTGTGGAAAAACTTATTCAATTCAAATTATTTATAGCAAACTTAATGTTAATTAAGTTAACATTAATTAAAGCATAGAAAGCTTTTAAGAGGACATTTAAGTTTGGATAATTCTGTTACGTGTTCTATGCAGTTATTGCCTATGGATCTGCAATTACTGTAGCACGTCAACCATCATACATGAAGCAAAAATAGGCTAAATATTTCTTCAATATAGTCATCATGTGGAACATTTAACTGAGGCTATGCAAAGTGTATTAATGTAGAATGGTCTTATAAAGTTTTAATCTTGGTTGAAAAAGTACATGCATGTGCAGCAAGGATCTCTGGGTAAatcaaagtaaaaaagaaaatgttcatttttatgGATGTTCAATACTCTTGCATATTAAATGTGTTTACACATGTGGCAGATCATGCACTGATATCTTCTAGTGCATATTCAACCAGTCCAAGAACTTTATAACTCAAGATTACAGTTATGTGGCTTTTAGTGGAATCATATTGAAATAATACAATTGTATTGTTTGATTTCACTAAACTATGTTGCCCAAATTGtatttcaaaacaaaagtttTGTCCTACAGGTGTTATGATGTAAGGTGGTACATCGGAATGTTCATTGGATTGCACATTCgtgtaattacatttattttttaatacactTTCAATTTTGTAATGTACCGTATATCAATATAATACTGTAAAGCACTTACACTTTACTTTTCCAACTACTCCTTCAACTAACTTATGGTCAAGTGACTTTATCTTAAACTGCAGCAGTAGAGCAGCTTTACAACAGGCTGAGTCTGACTAGGTAAATGTTGTTGTAATTTACAGGTACACCAGGTTGTACCTGTACTACTTGAGTTAGTTCCAACTTGGCTGCTCAAATATTAATGAGATGGCACTACATTTAAGAAGGTCATGAACATTTTTCACCACTCACAGTGAAGATTGAAGGTGCTGTATAAAAGACAGAAAAGTGACCTCTGTTGGTATGTACCTGTTACTACTTTGGTCAAAGTAAATACTGCGCTATCCACTcaccctctctgtgtctctctcagtgcaatgctcacacacacacacacacacacacacacacacagcacttatTCATGATAGATGAGCCCCTCCTGAATAAGTCTTTGTCCTAGATAGTGATCATGGGACATGTTGTCAAGTAAAGCTCCTATAAAGATTGTGCATCAATGTGAGTCAGATGACCTGAATTCAGGTGTCAGTGTTCTGTTGTGATGTTACTATTTTAGTGataatacaatatacaatactatacaataataataactaacAGAATAAATAACTAACAGATTTGAATTTGATGACCAAAGTAATGTCAGGCAGCCGCTTTCGACATGCAAATAGTGACCTGTGTACAGTCAAGTAAAACCAACTTTAACCACTATGacaattaattaaaatcagTCTTTACAGTCTGGCAATCCACCTCATTGCATTGAATGGTACTCACTCACTAGTGGTCAGCTGTACACTAGGTACCAAGATTGCAGTTAGCAGGCTTTGTCGGATTTGCTGGTCCTTATTTAATTGCTGCGTGCTTAGATAACTTTGCTTTATAATGAAACACTGTGCAAGATATAACAACTGGGTGAGCATAGATTGGCACCCCTGTTCTTCATTTAAAGGTATTTTGCATTCATAAGCCAAAGCTTAGAAAACAGTTTAGCATCACCAGCAGCCAGTGACTTCCTATAATGAAGGACAGCTAATCAATCACGTATTGAGCTTTTGACAATCAAGGCAGGGTATAATCACAACAGAGTCAGATGATAAAATCACTGTTGTTTGGCAACCACATGAGGAGAGGCTTAATAAGACTTTCTTTGGAGTGCAGTTTATGTTCTGTGATTTCCTCAGTCACACTGAGACTCCTCACTTAAGGTGAGGTGATCGGCATTTATCGACAAACAGCATTATACTGACACTTTTGTCAATTACTACAAAGTGTTATTTAGCTTGTCATTCTTGTGTTTAACTAATTAAAACTGTTCCTGCAGGGAGAAATATGAGGGGAAATAGATTTGCTGACAGGTCAACAGGTTATTCCTTGGTTGGCGGAGGCTCACCACAGTGAAATGTCAATATCACCTATTCAATAGCTCATGATGTTGCTCAGAAAACTGCAAGAGTGAGTCACTGAAATGATAGGCCACTGGCATAACCTTTGAGGCCTAAATATGGATTCTTTTGATCCTGGTCTGGCATCAATTTTGCTACCTCCCGTCCAATCAGTGTAATGTCAAAGCATTTCTGTCTCGCTTTGAGAGTGTGATGAAAGTAAGCTTGTGAAAGGTTACTGTCTAAAAGAAAGGGTTTGTTTTTGCTATCACCACAGACGGAGTTGTACATTGATTCCCAAACAGGGGTACGaattatgatttgattaaaaAGATATCCACATATTGAGTTAGCTGTAACATCTGAACACTAATGGAAtaagttagctaaaagtagtgGTTACATGTTTTAAATAGATAAAAGTAGTGGATAAATGGCAAATGACCAGCTTCTGTTCCTCCAAGTGGCAGTAGTACGAATGCACACTTGACCGGAGTGAAGAAATAGCTGTAACAATATGTGCTTGTACTCTATGTAAAGTCCAACTTAACATCAGTACAAATGATCAAATGTGGAACAGGACGGGTGGTGTTGATGGTGAGGGTTGTGGGAGTAAGTTTGAAAACACTGGAGTAGGATATTATTAGATATATTTGTTGAATATGACTTAGGACTGTGTTTATGAAGAACCACTGAAACACAGccctcaatcacacacacacaaacattctcATTCTCACTCTCTGCATTCGTGAGTGCAAACAATGATGCTTTCCATTCCTTCCTCTATCCAATCAGAGGAGTTTACATTCTCATCAATTCCCATGATGGCTCTGCTCACACTGGTATTCATGCATTCCTGGCAACATAACTGTTGCAGCCAAGACAATACCTAAAGACCACAAAAAGATATGTGGCGCTTCTATGAAATGCTTCAGCCTTTGTTTAGTGAACttctgaagaaagaaaaaaaagaactggaGCCATATATCCTTAACAACACAAGGTCATTTTAAGACTAAATATAGACCCATGTCATGTCAATCTGTCTGCATTTTAATTAGCCATGAAAACTGCTGGTA
It encodes the following:
- the lrrc30a gene encoding leucine-rich repeat-containing protein 30a yields the protein MGGKQSRGFSNKELNEVSVSQRRKSAGRDEQPSLSSAAERIRRHTTVHFGYSILNLAMQALDETPSELWELRELQKLNLSMNCLCSLPPALGALNNLVILNLWGNNLSSLPPEISLLKKLRVLFACRNRLSEVPEELGSCTCLEVLSLANNQITGLPGSLAAMHNLTKLNLSHNRIAHIPTCVYSMKGLVFLHLACNRLETIADQIQDLVNLKILIVEGNSIHTLPKTLCFLESLELLNVDFNDLQNVPMELYLLSRLGRLACHPLDKGLHIIHNPLLKPIQEVLQGGLSALYNYLKPT